The genomic DNA GACGCGCGACCACTTCGCGCTGCCCGACACGGGCGCCCCGTGGGACGTGTCGCCGCTGGTCGTCGACGCGCGGTCCGTCGCGCGCAAGTCGTCGTACGTGCCGGTGCGCGAGGCGGTGAGCGCCGGCGATACGGTGGCTGCCGTGCGACTGCCCGGGTTCCGGAGGTTGCTCGTGCATCGAACACAGCCCGGCGTCACGTTCGCCAGCGAGCTGGCCGATCGCGTGCGCGTCATCGCGTGTCTCGTCGGTCGCCCGTTCATGATCCACTCGGACGTCGTCGACTACGGCGTCGAGGGACCGGTGTGGCAGCAGCTGCGCGGCGCGACCGGCGCTGACGGCGACGACGCCCTCGTGCTGGTGTGGGGCCCCGAGCGCGACGTCGCGACCGCCGCGCGCGAGATCCTCGCGCGCGCTGCCGAGGCGGTCGACGGCGTGCCGGCCGAGACGCGCCAGGCGTTCGGCGACGGCACCACCGGGTTCGAGCGCATCCTGCCCGGACCGGATCGCATGTATCCCGACACCGATACGCCGCCGCTGCCGATTCCCGACGCGTGGGTCGATGCGGCGGCGGCGAACCCGCCGGAGCTGCCGTGGGAGCGCCGCGCGCGCTACGAGGCGCTCGGCCTCGACGGTCGCACCGCTCGACGGCTCGCGGCGGCCGACTGGGCCGGCCTGTTCGACGCGATCGCGCCACCGGCCGGCGTGCCCGCGCGCCGCGTCGCCGCCGCGTTCGCCGCGCGGCTGCCCGCCCACGTGCGAGCGGGCGGCGCGCTGCCGGCCGCCGACCGCGTGCGGCCACTCGTCCCGCTGGCGCGGCGCGCCGGCGGCGCCGAAGCGTTCGATCGCGCACTCGCGGCCGTGCTCGCGGGGGCCGAGCCGGGCGAGGTCGTCGCTCGGTTGGCGCCTGCGCCCGACACGGAGGTCGACCGGGCGATCGCGGATGCGGTCGCCGCGAGCGAGCGCGCGCGGTCGTCCGACCCGGAGGCGGTGTTGCGCTTCGCCATGGGTCACGCGATGGCGCCGCTGCGCGGGCGCGTCGACCCACGAGTCGTGCGGGCGCGTCTCGTCGAACAATTGGGGATGCGATCATGACGGACACCGACGACTACAAGGGCTACCGCCCACCGCTCATCGACGTGATGAAGCGCTTCGGCGTGCGCGTGTGGTGCGAGGTCGAGGCGCGCACCACGCGCGGCGACTTCGCCGGCCTCGTACTGCCCCGGTCCGAGACGTCCGACGCGCACCACCTCGTGCTCAAGCTCAGCAGCGGCTACAACATCGGCATCCGCTGCGACACGATCCGCGAGCTCGTCGTCGTCGGCTACCGCAA from Deltaproteobacteria bacterium includes the following:
- a CDS encoding Glu-tRNA(Gln) amidotransferase GatDE subunit E yields the protein MSRGDPNLNPRTEPVLDFPDRDLGDLAPADYAELGFMAGLEVHQQLLTTSKLFCRCPAGVRATRVDAEVLRHMRPTLSELGEYDGTALMEFKTRKDIVYLLERGSVCTYEIDDTPPFEIDREAVHIALRIARLFGLNLVSELHVMRKQYLDGSIPTGFQRTAMVGLAGEIPFRDSELGRDRVLRIRQMSLEEDSCREVSDVGHRIVFRTDRLGMPLIETVTEPELLTPNDVRAGGELLAQVARSTGHVRRGPGAARQDVNVSVAGGRRVEIKGVPSLRLVPKLVHIEAYRQLNLLRVREALRERGVTRDHFALPDTGAPWDVSPLVVDARSVARKSSYVPVREAVSAGDTVAAVRLPGFRRLLVHRTQPGVTFASELADRVRVIACLVGRPFMIHSDVVDYGVEGPVWQQLRGATGADGDDALVLVWGPERDVATAAREILARAAEAVDGVPAETRQAFGDGTTGFERILPGPDRMYPDTDTPPLPIPDAWVDAAAANPPELPWERRARYEALGLDGRTARRLAAADWAGLFDAIAPPAGVPARRVAAAFAARLPAHVRAGGALPAADRVRPLVPLARRAGGAEAFDRALAAVLAGAEPGEVVARLAPAPDTEVDRAIADAVAASERARSSDPEAVLRFAMGHAMAPLRGRVDPRVVRARLVEQLGMRS